The DNA sequence AACGTTGCTCAGATTCCTTTATAGGCAGGTTGTCTGCATCCTGTTTATCCAACGCTATTTGTCCGTCGgaggacatacagtacacatctCTGCATCGACATTAAACACTAAACAGGCGGGTTTATTTCACGGCTGACTGTAAAGCAGGATTTTCTGCTGAACCAGAATCGGGTTTCCAGTGGAGAGAGGCTTCAGTGTGCTCATTAGAAATTCATTCTGAACAGCTTGTTATTATCTTTGGCCTCTGGATGTGTGAATAGATTTACAAGCATTAGGGCCGGGGCATTGTGTGGGGCAAGTGTGGAGGAGGTCCTGGCCCCTTTGTGTTCACCAGGGCCCTCAAATCAgctgccccccacccctccaaacacacacacacacacacacacacacacacacagcatcccACTGCCCCACCCATTACCTCAACCCTCTGAACAAAAGcttacagaaacacactgatgttttgcAGGATTTTAGGAATTACAGAACAGATGTGTGCTTTCAACCACAGCAGATGCAAAAAGCTGTTCCCCAATTTCCACAACAACCTCGTGTAATTGTGTGCCAGAGTGCACACATCCCCTGTGACTGAACCCTGTtaataaaaaccacaaatttaaGTGATTCTGACTGATATATACAGTTGAATAGTTTTAGGGTTTGCACTAAAGAAAAGATAACCACAAGACGTCAAAGCTGTTTTGAAGCTGATGTGTAGGATTCTGTGTAATCAGTGTTCTGCTTGCTGGGTAACGAGCTTAAATACTGTGTGAATACTGTCTGAACTGTGCCCAAGGAGCCAAATATGAAAAACTGTTGAGTACTGAAAGTTAGGAGTgaatgtttggtttttattgTTAGCCTTTTCTCTGATTAGATATTTTGTGATTTAAGTCAGAATTTAAAGAATAAGTCCTCTGATTTCCCACAAcaaagtgtgttttcaggtgtaGGGGtgtactgcatatgtgaaagaAGTAGTATAGACTGCAAGTttgaagattaaaaagaaatctgggggtgtggagttggaaaggttaccagacctctgcaGCCCCGTGCCTCATTTTTGTTGGAAGCTAGCAGCTCCAGCacacattagctgctactagcataacacaccccaACCTCTGACTGACTTGTAGATGGTGGAGTTGCATCGTGGGCACCAGGTGTCGACAAGGAAGAAGAGTGTAAGGAATAAAGAAGACGATATCTGTGGTTGTGCAGCAGATCTGTGGAGTACTTATTGAATGATTGAGTTTGATGTGTCTAGCAAGGGATTTCAAAGCAATGTTAAAATCCCCACCACATTCACTAGCGACAAAATTAAAGAAGCTAATTCCAAATTCATTCATACTATCTCACACCAGTCAGGATGCGCAAGTTTTCTAAAGAAAAATCCCTAGATAATCTCGAATttagaaaaatgcaaaatgtcagAGAGAGTAGATGTTctgttataaatatatatacatatttataatttgaaaataatctaaaaattctcaaagctcagtaaattgtatttctccagtaccctacaatGAGGGAAGTGCATTGgatttttgtccagagtttgtAGATTTTGTTTGTATGAGGACTCAGGAGGTCTTACGGCTGTTTCACCAGCCTGCCtccaacatgtaaacatgtaatcAAGATACGAGGTGTATCATCAAGACAGCTGAGCATATGGACATCTACTAAAGAAACAAAGGAAACCTGTGTtaaattaacacaaaataaataaattaggtAGTAAAGAAAAGACTGTTCCCGCTTAATGTTGCTAAATAGTCTGTAATTTAGAGGACAGAACGTGACGAGCTAACGAGGTAGGCTGGCTAACCTAAGTTAGCTAACTAGTAACGGTCCTGCTCTCATCAccaagcattttaaaaaatttttcTTATAAGAAACATGTATGTAATTCAGGATTTTCCATGATGATGTGAAGGAAAATGGGTAAATTTGTAGGCAGGGAGTGCTTAGAGATAGATATATATGTTTAGATATTGATATGTAAGTTTCAACTTGTTCTATCTTGTGTGCGCTGAGGACGAAAACATGTCGTCACCTTAAAATCTGGCGAAGGATTGAAGCTGCTGTCCTGCACTTTTTGTTCCTCTGATTATATTTTACTCTCCGTTTGTGTTATAGTTGGACACATTTCTGTAAATCTTGcagaattttttatttattcacttaaGTTTCTTACACAATAAACCAAACAGGGTAAATTTTATCAACTACAACTCAGctactgataaaaaaaaggagcagcGTCTAAGGGTAAaattcctctctgtctctgcgcTGCTGGGTTGAGTTAATTAGCTTTCCCACTTTGAGAGCCTTTCACATCAACAAGGCGATTAAGGTTTTACTTGAGCCCAGCTAATCAGAGGGGAGATGGGTATCACAGCCAGCTGTATCCTGGTCTGTAAAGCTGATCAGCAGTCATCTGCAGACCCTGACCTTGGAAATCATCGCATGTCAGAGAGGTTGGATGTACTGACGCTGCTTCAGTTTAGACAGAACAAGTGCTTTTAGGTGGCGTAAGTGCATGTTATACCTACTGACGTGCATTTGAGCCATGACGCGACGgcttagtttaaaaaaaaagcaaacaaacttaATAGTCGGTGACTACAAATCTTCAAAATGAAAGTGATCCCacctctccttgtctcctccgAGATGCATTTAAGGGATTAACAGCCCAGATGATGATTGAACCTCGACTGATTTATGGGCTGGAACTGAGCGGAAAGCGCCCTCGTAAGCGAGATGAAAGGGAGACGACATCACAGTCCCGCCCACTCTGTTGTGATTGACAGGAGGTCGGCggaaagaaacaaaagatgGAGAGTTAATGTAACGAATGACAAATATGGGGATTTACCACTTTGACGTTAACACCCACATGTCGGGTGAACAAAAGTCTCTCTATAAGTAGGAGAAGCTCAAGTTTAACGTGCGCTGGGGCTGAACAGTTAGTGAAATATGGTCAAGTCTTGGATGAGCTGCAATTTTTTAATAAAGGTAAAATGTGTCACAACATACCTTTATAAATGAAGCATTGCTTGATACAAACCCCAGTAAAAAAACAcgtgatttttatattttttcagtgaaaatgaaacTCAAAGATTACCATTCAAACTAAAATAGTGACTCATATCACAATCCCAACATATAATAGCCCTAAACCACACTGCTGTGGTACTTAAACcacaatgtttctgtgtttgtgttcacctCTCGCTGCTTGTTCCTCTCCACTTGTTGACTCTCGACGCCACGCTCGCCTGCCTCTGACACCAACACCTGCCTGCCTGGAAAATGCCCCCGAGGTTTGTTTGACTTGCCTCGGCCTACGCAGCGAGGCAGCGAGGCAGCAAGGCCATGTTTACTCTGTCTGctcttgctttttctttttttttttttttttcctctttttcttctctttgagCATGTCGGAGATAAGAGGAGGCACGTGCAGCCGTGATAGAGGGCAGAGTGGAGTAGGAgtaggagtaggaggaggatgaggaggaggaggaggaggaggaggtggaaagATGCCAGGTGAGGCAAGAGAAGCCTTTCAAATTAGTTTTGTGTCGTTTGCGAACGATTCATTAGGTTCGTTCACAAGGATCCTGATTGAACAGATTTTGAGATTAAACGGTGACATACATGCGTGTGATTTAATTGACCACTTACATTTCTTCACCgctgaagagacaaaaacatcagatctgtgcggagcgatgaggagactgtgtAACATTCCCCAAactaatacatgaaacaaacagaaatgtcatatttccatgttttctatgttatgtttcactgttttcgGTTTGACAGCCGctcttttaatgatgtcatcttgtTGCGTCCACTTCCTCTGAGATGGTTTAATGGAAAAATAGCACCAACAAGCTGTTTTGATTGAAACATAGCTACTGTTTcagttcactctcagcgctctcatagcatcgTTTTCGCCCGCAGCAGAGaaaaaactcactgtacactacctgctcaccaATCAGACACAGTTGGCAAGTTGGTAGAGAGtgaaaccagagctaaaagagagtgaatactggacttacaatcaccaggtggacagaaacacagaaacacgactccacatgaatgataatgttgctccgtaaccgctggatgtggaaataaacaaccgTTTgccaacaagttcaacatataaACTTAAAAAGGAGTTTAATATGTCAATGCTGTTATTGAAGAGATAACCAGGTGTGCTGAGAGTCTGTGTATCTTTCTACGGCTTCATTGAATCATCGCTGAGATAGAGAGGAGTAAAACATTAAAGTGTTATTTATGCAAAACAGATCACGGATGGAACAGaatatgggttttttttttctgtaaacacaTCATGTGTCTCTTCGTATGACAGACGCTCTGCTGTCGGTCGGTCTGTGCGTCCTCCTCGGATCTGCTGCTGTTCTGTGTTTCCTTCAACGTCGGACGGCTTGTTATCAGACATGAAAGCGACACGGTGTGATTCAATTTGTCCGGTTTAATCAGACATCCACTGCTCTCTAATGCTGTTAGCTCAGGACAGGGAGTAATGTTAcaccctgtgtgtgtatgtgtgtgtgtgtgtttacctgcagcGTGTCGACGTACATAtgtgttgtggatatttttgaGCGATGGAAGCACACAGGAGGCTTCGATGTCTTAATGTTGAGGATGTTTATTGAAGTTACTTGATCGAGGAGAATCGTAAACAGCAAACATCCAAGTTGGTGTAACTCGGATGCTGTCTCTTCCCGTTCTGTCCTCTGAAAGTCTGAGTCTTTAGTCTTTAACCCGAGCAGATcggcctacaatatgaaaaatgagtctaattggttcactagtttctaaacgaAGGACTCGTGACATCTTAAGTCACGTTGCATTGAGCCTTTGACACATTTTGGCTACACGTTgcacctatctgtgttgtcttcCTCTCTGGCCTTGGCTTACCATGACAATGCTGATATTCtctttatcagagaggtttctgctttcaccaaaacatcacagacagctgaagtcTCCAGGAGAGATTAAGAATTACAGTTTTGACCCAATTTGTCACtcaatttgtaacccctaaatATGAAGGATTAAAAGCCTAATCTGTTGACTTTAAAGCtcctatttttgtcttttattgatACTCAGATGAAAAAGTTAATAAATCATGTAAGTTGTATGTTAGTGTTCATTaagactacatttcccatcTGCCCCATCACCTCCAGAACATCCATGTATCATCTATCAATCATCCACTGATGCtaatatccatccatccatccatccatgacACATAACCCATCTATCAaaccatttatccatccatcatccattaattcattcattcaaccaaCCAACATTCtaaccatccatccattcatccatccattcatctgtCCAACATacctccatccatcatccaCAAATCTATACATCCATTCATCCGTCCATCTATccttccattcatccatccataacccactgattcattcatttagtcTCATCTTCATTCATCCAAAGCTCCGTAAAGTCGAGGGGAGCTGCTGAGTCGCTGTAGGTTCgtcactacgagccacgaccaacacattacacactgacagctcagtgttattataaaaaatattgatttgggCCACTTTAAACACTGTATACAGTTTGTGACATTATATAACGTGGAAGCAGGAAGTTATTTGTATAAATTTGACTCTACTTATACATAAATTCAAGGGAAACATGAGAGTTTAAAGGTTTCAAGACATGTCTGACGCTGTAAAGTTTGGGTTTTAATGagtgaatgttaaaaatacaataataatcagCAGACACAGACATAATAACCTGTATTCTTAAATAACAGGAACtattttcatattcagtttCAGACGTACAGTTTAAGTCCTGCGGCAGATCTGacagctgctgctttctgttcAGACTCTGTTGTCTTTATTTCTCTGGAAACGCTGCTGTGGTGCTCCATTATAGagaccatgtgtgtgtgtgcgtgtgtgtgtgtgtgtgtgtgtgtgtgtgtgtgtgtgtgtgtttgttactgtaatgtgtgtgttatctgtAGCTCTTATCTGCAGTCTGCTCCCCAGCTGGCTTACACCTGTCAGAGCCAAACAAGGAGGGAGGCACAGACTgatggcctgtgtgtgtgtgtgtgtgtgtgtgtgtgtgtgtggtaaaaaagaagaaagaaagacaaagtgtgtgtgatggaggggTTAAAATGAGGTGAGACAAAAGGTTTCCATCCAgatattcaaatgaaaattcTCAGCAATTTCCTCCAAATTTTGGCAAATTCTTGAATTTAATAActgtttaaaatcttaaaaacgATCCAAacttttgttcatttctgtcGACGCGCAGCTCTTACGGAGGCTGGAGTGCTGCCGGTGTTTTAGAAAAAGCcgaacaagagaaagaaaagaaaggaaactgcAGGAATGTCTTTCACATGCAGAAATGTTTTGTGCGCATTGACCTGctggtgacctctgacctgacctctgacctctgttaTACACTGTACACACCACTCGCTCTACGGGAGTTTTCCGAACCTGCGCTGATTGATCTCTGTTGCTTGGCTTTccgcagatctgaacacagcgaTTTCTTCCTTCGCTCGCTCCCCGCCTCAGCCGGACACACCCGACCAATCAGAGGAGAGAATGTCTCACCTGGCGTTCACTGGTGCATTTTTGGTTCACTTGAAGGTTTTTTCTgggtgaaaagaaactgaatcaAGTCTATAAGGTCATGCACTGATTCAGATCAGAGATGTGACTCCAACAGTCAAATACCTTGTTTACGCCTGACATTaaaatgtgatctgtatctgaaTATGTaaacgcaaaaaaaaaacatgttaaaacaagTGTAAATACACTCAGAACACAGCGATCGGATCAGCCAGACCACATCTGGAGGCTCACAgtgtgatcagatctcagccAGCTGTAAATGACATCTGTACAGCTTGACCACATTCATAAAGAAGGTTAAAGGTCATCTAGCTCCGTCTCTTCCCGCCAGCTAAAACAAGTCCTGCAAAAACtacaagaagcagcagcagcagcagctagaagTCTTCCCCCGCAAAACATGATTCAGAAACGAATGACGTCCGTTTGCGGCAGCCGTTTCTTGACCTGGGATGCTCCATGTTTGTTGAGTCCGGCCCACTCCACCtggctaatttgcatattgagatctgatcacaatgcAGGTACAACTGGGAAAACAAGATCAGATTTTAAtagcaggtgtaaatgcaaagagCCATTGACGTCATAATCTAGATCatgtatccagatacagatcacatgttaacaGCAGTTGTTAAATGGGGTTGAAGAGTGATTTCTACTCAGATTGTTGCAGTCGAATGACTTTTAGAGGCCTGAAGAGATCAAGTTGTAAATGTTTCTCACACAAGAGAAGCAACAACGGGTTTGAAAAGTAAACTTTGTGTGAGGAAACAGGCCTGAAGTAGAGAAAGTGTCCAAAATCCAGAGAAtatttgtagaaaaataaaatataaaataattttctgtaacagcaacatgtttttttattcatctctGGACTCCATGGTGGGTTCCGACCACTAGGTTGGAAACCATTGCTCTACTGGTATCTTTGATTCATCTTCTCTGATTGACTGATCACAGAAACCTGCGTTCTcctgttgacattttattttttattttaaactcacCTGGAGTGGCTGTATGTGATGTCATCCATGCAAATAACTTCACATGTAGCTGCTTTCAAGGTGATTCAGTGATTTTTACGGGAATTTGGTGGATTTCATGACCCGAGAAGTTTACATTCAACACACCCTGCACATGTTGAGGTTTTTAAGGCTGATTCTGATATTTATGgactaaatgttttaaaatcgGACAGCTttaggctaaaaaaaaaaaaaattacactaaTAAAAtgagtgtttcagtgtttctaaaatcctggctacaaGCCTGGATATTCAtcataataatacaatttatttatagagtgcATTTCAAGATACTCAAAGAAGTTTTACACAACATTAAAAAGATCCTAaactacaaaaaacacaaaaaacaccaaattgAAGTTGATCTGGGGTTTGAAtccatctgtatgtatatttgtagtgtttgtgtttcctggaagcaaataaaagcagcaaaaaaaaaacatgtttctcagtttggtttttattgtttttggacatttaGCAAATTACTGCAGAAACATCCAAAGCAGTATATGAGCTAACGGTTACAAAGAAaccagaacaaaaaaaaacataaattaaaaatcatGATTGCATTCAGTTATAAGTGGAGAGCGGCTGATAAAAACTCATTGATTGCTATAAATGTCACTCGAACGCACCGTCCTCACAgcgctttcttttttttttttcttctttttttttgatatattaagttaaagaaataaaaacaatttggCTACgtcatgaaaaaaacacagcaacagatCACAGGTTTGACCACacagagcaataatttacacaaataatttaataaatacataaataaatagcaaaaaaaacaacaaaagcagttagatatactgtatagtggTAATACAGAAGgctttgtaaaaaataataatcataggATACCCAGCCAGTGATAAATAAGTGATCAACAAACAATCAGATCAGTTCAGTTTAAGGCAGTTTTACAGCAGGAGTTTCTAATCCGAAGGCATTACTGGCTACACtagtttttactcttttttgttttcaggcaACAGCTACTGATCCACAGATCCACAAGCTATGTTAAAGCTAATCAGAGTGATGAGATAAGGTCTTCTCAGGCCTGTGAATTCTGGTTTTTCGGCTACAGGTCGTCCCCTCTCTTAGGTCTAGAAGCTAATAGCACTTGTGCAGAGATGctagaaaaataaatcaacagtctaacgtttttttttttattttaagaaatgtttgaaaCAGTGATGTAAAAGATCCTttaaggagggaggaggaggaggagggggggttgtTAGATAGGCCGGATGGGGGGGGgttcaaacacacacccagaacctgctgaagtgtcctcgAGCAAGGCACTGAATCCCTGCCAGCTGCAGGTGAGcggctgacctctgacctcttaaTATGGGTATAATAGGGGTGCTGAAAGAAGtgtacatcatcatcatgtagTAGGTAGGAGTTACACTGCAAGAAATAtcctttcatttcctgtttgacCTCAGTTATTGTCAAAATGTGCCAgaatttatgattattatgtgATTTGTGCTTTTTTCTTGAATTAATATCccaaaaaataagacaaaaatagGCAAATCACTCCAGCAgttttgaggaaaattatcagttttaaaaaattttgcaccaaataaTTGAAACCAGTCAAACAGTTACAGTGCCATAGGCCTATATTTTcacttgattttaaaaaaaagtcagattttaGGCGCTCAAACGtttaaaaataaaccttttaagGCGGATATTTTTGCAGTGCATCCTAACATCCACTCAGAAAACACGTCTGGACTGTGTATCTTGTTGTCTGACAGTGTGAAGGCAGCCTAAAGTCCCGGATCAGCAGGCGGGGCGGAGCGGCATCTGCAGCAGGATCACCTGCCGGTTCTCGGACGGGTGGCATTTGTTGATGTGCCTCGTGAGTCCCGGAGAGCTGTAGAAGATGGCGGGGCAGTATTTGCACGGGTAGACCTGCGAGGAGTGCAGCAGGCGGATGTGCCGCTCCTGGCTGTCCCTGTTGGAAAAGTTCTCCCCGCAGACCGGACACAGGTGGCAGGTGGAGGAGCTCAGGTTGAGCGGCGCCGCGCTCTGCTCGCAGGCCGGCgcgtcctcctcctccgccgGTTTCGGGGAGCCGTGTTGTGACGCCAGGTGCTTCCTCAGGTACGCTTGGCGCTTAAACTTTTTCCCACAGTGATTACAATCATACAGCCCTTCCTCTGAGCCCGACTCGGACGGTCCTGGGCTGGGTGTGTCTCTGTCACTAGAATCCTTCGCTTCATCCGGAGCAGCCTTCCCGGACGCGGCAGCTTTGTCGCTCTCCAAATTTTGCGCACCGGAGGCTCCGCTCTGCGGTTTGGGTTTGTGCCACCGCCGGTGCGAAGCGAGGTTAGCCGGGCAGCTGAACACCTTGTCACACTCGGGACACCTGTACTCAACCCGGACTATTCTGGAGCACTTGTGCTGCGCCAGAGCGAACGGGTCTGCGTACGCCTCCCGGCACAGCTGGCACACGAACTCGCCCAGCGGGTTGTTGTCACCTCCGGCCGTCTGCGGTCTGGGAGGCTTCTGGTCCACCGGCGCTTCTTTAATTTTGAGCCCGAGGACCGGAGATGTGGTGACATCATCCTCAAAGTGCAGTTTCCGGATAGCTTTGGTTTTCTTGGACGGCGGTTTGCTTTTGCGCTCGGTGTCGCTGGAGGGTCGCTTGGCTCCGGGGTTAGGGAGCGTCGCGGTGGATGTGGCGCTGGTGTCGGTGCGGCTGCTGTTGCTGGAGACGGTTTTCAGATCCACCGGAGCGAAGAGGTGGTCTAGAGCCGTTAGTGCTGCTGGTGTTGGGAAAGACTCCGCAGAAACCGGTGAGCCGAGGTTGAAACGTCTCTCAAAGTAGGAGCGGTCGTGATCCTGGCTGACGGGCCGGGTGGGGCTGTAGAGCGCCTGGTACACCGCCTCCGGGTTCCCGAACTGGACCGGTTTAGCGTTCTGCTCCGGTGCTGCAGCTGCCTCCCCGCAGGTGGGCGTCGGCGTATGTGCGCGCACCGGGAAGGAGGCGAGAGCTGCGGAAGAGGACGGCAGCAGCGCATCAGCCGCTGTTTGCTCAGCTTCCTCCTCATCGGAGCGAACCCGGTAGGACACCGGGTTGGGTTTCTTGTTCCTTTTCACTAAA is a window from the Thunnus thynnus chromosome 18, fThuThy2.1, whole genome shotgun sequence genome containing:
- the insm1a gene encoding insulinoma-associated protein 1a encodes the protein MPRGFLVKRNKKPNPVSYRVRSDEEEAEQTAADALLPSSSAALASFPVRAHTPTPTCGEAAAAPEQNAKPVQFGNPEAVYQALYSPTRPVSQDHDRSYFERRFNLGSPVSAESFPTPAALTALDHLFAPVDLKTVSSNSSRTDTSATSTATLPNPGAKRPSSDTERKSKPPSKKTKAIRKLHFEDDVTTSPVLGLKIKEAPVDQKPPRPQTAGGDNNPLGEFVCQLCREAYADPFALAQHKCSRIVRVEYRCPECDKVFSCPANLASHRRWHKPKPQSGASGAQNLESDKAAASGKAAPDEAKDSSDRDTPSPGPSESGSEEGLYDCNHCGKKFKRQAYLRKHLASQHGSPKPAEEEDAPACEQSAAPLNLSSSTCHLCPVCGENFSNRDSQERHIRLLHSSQVYPCKYCPAIFYSSPGLTRHINKCHPSENRQVILLQMPLRPAC